In one window of Fodinibius salicampi DNA:
- a CDS encoding heavy metal translocating P-type ATPase, with product METHKCSLCELETPDPPITDSEVKGTFCCSGCLHVYKLLQDMEGEQAERLRQQTIKQRVSEQNKTELPEDYQQIFFKVEGMHCSTCESFLETLAGRKEGIYKCEASYASEMIKVYYNPDALDPDTLPPELSKLGYGVHQMDEDATSEQLNEVGRLVIGGFLGIVGLLLYILFLYPSYISGEGFIPLTASEKLFFVSNIFVMTTFVLFYTGYPILRGAWVSISVAKPNMDLLITIAAVSAYLYSVGALLTGSAEVYFDVTMAIVLVVSIGNYYEKKIKSGKQDLLSKLTQKRISHARLKQNGQSREVAVENLQSGDQILVKAGERIPIDGTIIDGKGIVNEALMTGESMPVPKEKGDQVLSGTILTQNALTIEIGSTVKSTIDELMQMMWNIQSSRPGKQRIADRIAAWFVPAVLILGVATFIFHLWNGAGTTDAMLSSLAVLIVSCPCALGLATPLAIASGFRSALTHDIIFKTASVFEEQPDTSTVAFDKTGTLTTGRMHLLDKGMNRQALKYAALLEQYASHPIAEPIARAYSNSDREVQDFQTFSTGIKGIIDGHQIYVGQPEWIRKNEFAISEKQWRKVEQSREKGHVPVAVAWDKQVQSILVVGDQLRTEAEKIVSALKKEGKKVAIITGDSQLAGEAIQKQLQPDFLFSETQPDSKSNIIRELKKFGRVAMIGDGSNDAPALAQADLGIAFGDLTAIAAESAHIVIPNNHLHLIPSAFKAIRLTKSRVHQNLGWAFLYNIITIPLAIAGAINPLFAAVAMATSSLLVVSNSSRDMDLTDN from the coding sequence ATGGAAACTCATAAATGTAGTCTTTGCGAACTTGAAACACCGGATCCCCCGATTACAGATTCGGAAGTTAAAGGCACCTTTTGCTGCTCCGGATGCCTGCACGTTTATAAGTTACTGCAGGATATGGAAGGGGAACAGGCAGAACGGTTGCGCCAACAGACTATTAAGCAACGTGTAAGCGAGCAAAATAAAACAGAACTACCCGAAGATTATCAGCAGATCTTTTTTAAGGTAGAAGGAATGCACTGCTCTACTTGCGAATCTTTTCTGGAAACACTGGCAGGTCGCAAAGAGGGGATCTATAAATGTGAAGCGAGCTATGCTTCCGAAATGATCAAAGTCTATTACAATCCCGATGCGTTGGATCCCGATACCCTGCCTCCGGAACTAAGTAAACTGGGGTATGGTGTCCACCAAATGGATGAGGATGCCACCAGTGAGCAACTCAATGAAGTGGGAAGACTGGTCATTGGAGGCTTTTTAGGCATAGTGGGATTACTACTCTATATACTGTTTCTATATCCCTCTTATATATCTGGTGAAGGATTTATCCCACTTACTGCCTCAGAGAAACTTTTTTTCGTTTCCAATATTTTTGTGATGACCACCTTTGTTCTTTTCTATACCGGTTACCCGATCCTTCGGGGAGCGTGGGTGTCTATATCGGTAGCAAAACCGAATATGGATTTGCTGATCACTATTGCAGCGGTGAGTGCCTACCTTTATAGCGTTGGAGCACTACTGACCGGCTCGGCAGAAGTTTATTTTGACGTAACCATGGCTATTGTATTAGTGGTATCGATTGGCAACTACTATGAGAAAAAAATAAAGTCCGGCAAGCAGGATTTACTTTCAAAACTCACCCAAAAACGAATCAGCCATGCCCGACTTAAACAAAACGGACAATCAAGAGAAGTTGCCGTTGAAAACCTGCAGTCTGGCGATCAAATACTGGTTAAGGCTGGAGAACGCATTCCCATCGACGGGACAATTATTGATGGGAAAGGTATTGTAAATGAGGCCCTTATGACAGGAGAATCCATGCCGGTTCCCAAAGAAAAAGGCGACCAGGTACTTAGCGGCACTATTCTGACACAAAATGCACTAACTATTGAAATAGGTTCTACGGTAAAAAGTACCATTGATGAATTAATGCAGATGATGTGGAATATCCAGTCCTCTCGTCCGGGTAAGCAGCGTATAGCAGATCGGATTGCAGCTTGGTTTGTCCCTGCGGTACTTATTTTAGGAGTGGCTACATTCATCTTTCACCTGTGGAATGGAGCCGGCACCACAGATGCAATGCTTAGCTCTCTGGCCGTACTCATCGTATCCTGTCCCTGTGCATTGGGACTTGCCACTCCTCTGGCCATCGCTTCCGGCTTCAGAAGTGCCCTTACCCATGATATTATTTTCAAAACCGCGTCTGTCTTCGAAGAGCAACCGGATACATCCACGGTCGCCTTTGATAAAACCGGGACTTTAACAACCGGTCGCATGCACCTCTTGGATAAAGGAATGAACAGACAAGCACTCAAATATGCGGCCCTGCTAGAGCAATACGCATCGCATCCTATTGCAGAACCTATTGCCCGTGCTTATTCCAATAGTGATAGAGAAGTACAGGATTTCCAAACATTTTCTACTGGAATAAAAGGCATTATTGATGGACATCAAATTTATGTAGGTCAACCCGAATGGATCAGGAAAAATGAGTTTGCTATATCTGAAAAGCAGTGGCGTAAAGTGGAACAAAGCCGAGAGAAAGGCCATGTTCCGGTAGCCGTTGCTTGGGATAAACAGGTGCAAAGCATTCTTGTCGTTGGGGATCAGCTCAGAACAGAAGCTGAGAAAATTGTTTCTGCCCTAAAAAAAGAAGGTAAAAAGGTGGCAATCATTACGGGCGACAGTCAACTAGCAGGTGAAGCCATACAAAAGCAACTTCAACCCGACTTCCTGTTTAGCGAGACACAACCGGATTCTAAATCCAATATTATACGAGAACTCAAAAAGTTTGGCCGCGTTGCCATGATTGGTGATGGAAGCAACGACGCCCCGGCCCTGGCACAGGCAGATCTTGGTATTGCTTTTGGCGATCTTACAGCAATCGCTGCTGAATCAGCACACATTGTAATTCCAAACAATCACCTTCATCTAATACCGTCAGCATTTAAAGCAATACGACTAACTAAAAGTCGAGTCCATCAAAACCTGGGCTGGGCATTTCTCTACAATATTATCACCATTCCATTAGCTATTGCCGGGGCTATCAATCCTCTTTTCGCCGCCGTTGCCATGGCAACAAGCAGTCTCCTTGTGGTAAGCAACTCATCCCGTGATATGGATCTGACCGATAATTAA
- the nagB gene encoding glucosamine-6-phosphate deaminase: protein MNYYNETEKVTYYEHIPTAIYGSASDASKEVAGEVADLIRKRNKSGKKTVLGLATGSTPTQVYGELIRLHNEEGLSFENVITFNLDEYYPMEPHSLQSYVRFMNEHLFDHIDIPEEQVHIPDGTLEEENINDYCREYEEKIRAAGGLDIQLLGIGRTGHIGFNEPGSRPDSRTRLITLDRITRKDAASDFFGEENVPRRAITMGVGTILDADRVILMAWGEGKAPIIREAVEGNIREQVPATYLQEHDNAEVILDDAAAEKLTRRKTPWLLTSCDWDDQLIRKAVVWLCQEVDKPVLKLTDEDYNEHGMGDLLTQYGPAYDINLKVFNELQHTITGWPGGKPNADDTNRPERAQPFPKRALVFSPHPDDDVISMGGTLIRLVEHGHEVHVAYQTSGNIAVFDDDVVRFVDFVSDYNDMFDMEQEEADQMLAEIKQFLDEKAPTQVDTDEIKHIKGLIRKGEAKAAGRYCGIPEDQLHFLDMPFYETGRVKKKPLSQEDIDIVRELIREVRPHQIYVAGDLSDPHGTHRVCLKAIFSALEECGDDDWTGDCKVWMYRGAWQEWDINEIEMAVPISPQELMKKRRAIFKHQSQKDRPLFPGADEREFWQRSEDRNRGTAQLYDKLGFAEYEAIEGFVEYKDV from the coding sequence ATGAATTACTATAACGAAACCGAAAAAGTAACCTATTACGAACACATACCCACAGCTATTTACGGCAGTGCTTCCGATGCTTCCAAAGAGGTTGCCGGGGAAGTGGCCGATCTTATCCGCAAGCGTAATAAATCGGGAAAAAAAACGGTTCTGGGCCTGGCCACCGGTTCCACTCCGACCCAGGTCTACGGGGAGCTGATCCGGCTCCACAACGAAGAGGGGCTCTCTTTCGAGAATGTCATTACTTTCAACCTGGATGAATATTACCCGATGGAGCCTCACTCCCTGCAAAGCTATGTTCGGTTTATGAACGAGCACCTGTTCGATCATATCGATATCCCGGAGGAGCAGGTGCATATTCCGGACGGGACGCTGGAAGAAGAAAACATCAACGATTACTGTCGGGAGTATGAGGAAAAAATACGCGCCGCCGGCGGACTGGATATCCAGCTGCTGGGCATTGGGCGAACGGGCCATATCGGATTTAACGAGCCGGGCTCGCGTCCCGACTCCCGTACGCGACTAATCACCCTTGACCGCATTACCCGAAAGGATGCGGCAAGTGACTTTTTTGGGGAAGAAAACGTCCCCCGGCGCGCTATCACAATGGGCGTCGGAACCATCCTGGATGCTGACCGGGTCATCCTGATGGCTTGGGGGGAAGGGAAAGCTCCGATTATCCGGGAAGCCGTGGAAGGAAACATTCGCGAGCAGGTTCCGGCCACGTATCTTCAGGAACATGATAATGCCGAGGTTATTCTGGACGACGCTGCTGCGGAAAAGCTTACGCGCCGGAAGACGCCCTGGCTGCTTACCTCCTGCGACTGGGACGATCAACTTATCCGTAAAGCCGTGGTCTGGCTTTGCCAGGAAGTGGACAAACCGGTACTCAAGCTCACCGATGAAGACTATAACGAGCACGGCATGGGGGACCTGCTTACGCAATACGGTCCGGCTTATGATATTAATCTTAAAGTCTTTAATGAATTGCAGCATACCATTACCGGATGGCCGGGTGGAAAACCCAACGCAGATGATACCAACCGACCGGAGCGCGCCCAGCCCTTTCCCAAGCGGGCCCTGGTATTCAGTCCGCATCCCGATGATGATGTTATTTCCATGGGCGGTACCCTTATTCGCCTGGTAGAGCACGGACACGAGGTCCACGTGGCTTATCAAACGTCCGGTAATATTGCGGTGTTTGATGATGATGTGGTCCGTTTTGTGGATTTCGTCTCCGACTATAACGATATGTTTGATATGGAGCAGGAAGAAGCGGACCAGATGCTGGCAGAGATCAAACAGTTTCTGGACGAGAAAGCCCCTACCCAAGTAGATACCGATGAGATAAAACATATCAAAGGACTCATACGCAAGGGGGAGGCCAAGGCCGCGGGACGGTATTGTGGTATCCCCGAAGATCAGCTTCACTTTTTAGATATGCCATTTTATGAGACGGGGCGCGTTAAAAAGAAGCCCCTATCCCAAGAAGATATCGATATCGTCCGGGAACTCATTCGTGAGGTCCGGCCACACCAGATCTATGTGGCGGGTGACCTGTCAGATCCCCATGGCACCCACCGCGTCTGCTTAAAAGCCATCTTTTCCGCCTTGGAAGAATGCGGCGATGACGACTGGACCGGCGACTGCAAAGTGTGGATGTATCGCGGCGCCTGGCAGGAATGGGATATTAATGAGATCGAAATGGCCGTCCCGATTAGCCCACAGGAGCTGATGAAAAAACGTCGCGCCATTTTCAAACACCAGTCCCAGAAAGATCGTCCCCTCTTCCCTGGAGCCGACGAACGAGAGTTCTGGCAACGATCGGAAGATCGCAATCGCGGGACAGCCCAACTGTACGACAAGCTTGGCTTTGCCGAATACGAGGCCATCGAAGGCTTTGTAGAGTATAAGGACGTCTAA
- a CDS encoding b(o/a)3-type cytochrome-c oxidase subunit 1, protein MTFLHKYPKAAKVAKANFIVAFIALAIGGLFGFIQALHRTDVFRGFFNSGEYYTLLTGHGVLLALIFTTFFIAGLFIWGVTRSLDREPENMTFTWSWFWLMVIGLVMTAFTILGGLVPDSSIRAAVLYTFYPPLQAHPAFYIGLALVIVASWMAGADWFWSYNKWRDNHPNDRIPILTFMALFTMLMWYVCTIGVAIEVVGLLIPWSLGLVTEIEPLLPRTLFWYFGHAVVYFWLLPAYYVWYAILPKLSGGRLFSDSMTRIVFIIFLILSTPVGYHHQYADPGISVGFKFYAMATTLLLLLPSLMTLFTVVASMEHGARQRGGKGYLKWIGKLPWDSPAFVGCALAGIMFAAGGFSGMINASMNINLLIHNTIWVPGHFHLTVGTAVALTFMAISYWLIPQLTGRKLKFKTLALIQPYAWFLGMTLMSNAMHRAGLSGVPRRTAEPQYSGFEFEPIFGTMGEMKWQIAIGGTILTISLILFLWVIIASWMGGEKSDMPVDDYIPEPLSGVEHTPAILDNIKLWLALAIILVLLAYSFPLWEMVADGVFSPGALPRPS, encoded by the coding sequence ATGACATTTTTACACAAGTATCCCAAAGCCGCAAAAGTAGCCAAAGCGAATTTTATTGTTGCTTTTATCGCCCTGGCGATAGGAGGATTATTTGGTTTTATACAGGCATTGCACCGGACAGATGTATTTCGTGGATTTTTTAATTCCGGAGAATATTATACGCTCCTTACCGGACATGGTGTTCTGTTAGCACTCATATTTACTACCTTTTTTATCGCCGGGCTTTTTATCTGGGGCGTAACACGGAGTCTTGATCGTGAACCGGAAAATATGACCTTTACCTGGTCGTGGTTTTGGCTGATGGTTATTGGATTGGTGATGACGGCCTTTACGATACTGGGTGGCTTGGTGCCGGATAGTTCGATAAGGGCCGCTGTTCTCTATACATTTTATCCGCCGCTTCAGGCCCATCCCGCTTTTTATATAGGACTAGCACTTGTTATTGTTGCCTCGTGGATGGCCGGAGCAGACTGGTTTTGGTCTTATAATAAATGGCGGGATAACCATCCCAATGATCGGATTCCAATTCTTACTTTCATGGCCCTTTTTACCATGCTGATGTGGTATGTTTGTACCATTGGAGTGGCCATTGAGGTAGTAGGGCTTCTGATCCCATGGTCTTTGGGTTTGGTTACGGAAATCGAACCGCTGCTTCCTCGCACACTGTTTTGGTATTTTGGTCACGCGGTCGTGTACTTTTGGCTGTTGCCAGCCTACTATGTGTGGTACGCAATTCTTCCCAAACTATCCGGCGGACGTCTATTCAGTGATTCCATGACGCGAATCGTATTTATCATATTCCTTATTCTTTCGACGCCGGTGGGATATCATCACCAGTATGCGGATCCTGGTATTTCGGTCGGATTCAAATTCTATGCGATGGCTACCACCCTGCTATTATTACTGCCCAGTCTTATGACACTTTTTACAGTGGTGGCAAGTATGGAACATGGGGCCCGGCAGCGCGGAGGCAAAGGATATCTAAAGTGGATTGGAAAACTGCCATGGGACAGTCCCGCTTTTGTGGGCTGTGCCCTGGCGGGAATCATGTTTGCCGCGGGTGGTTTCAGCGGAATGATTAATGCGTCGATGAATATTAACCTTCTTATTCACAACACTATCTGGGTGCCCGGGCACTTCCACCTTACCGTGGGTACAGCCGTGGCGCTGACCTTCATGGCAATCAGTTACTGGCTTATTCCACAGTTAACGGGGCGAAAACTCAAGTTTAAGACTCTGGCTTTAATTCAACCTTATGCGTGGTTTTTAGGGATGACCCTAATGTCAAATGCTATGCACCGTGCCGGATTATCCGGGGTACCGCGCCGTACTGCTGAACCACAATACAGTGGTTTTGAATTTGAGCCCATTTTTGGGACCATGGGAGAAATGAAGTGGCAGATCGCAATCGGAGGAACCATACTTACCATCTCGTTGATCCTCTTCCTGTGGGTTATTATCGCTTCCTGGATGGGAGGAGAGAAGTCTGATATGCCGGTGGATGATTATATCCCGGAGCCTCTGTCAGGTGTTGAGCATACCCCTGCAATACTTGATAATATTAAGCTTTGGTTGGCGCTGGCTATTATTCTGGTACTTCTGGCTTATTCATTCCCGCTCTGGGAAATGGTAGCAGATGGTGTCTTTTCGCCGGGAGCACTGCCCAGACCATCGTGA
- a CDS encoding sodium:solute symporter, with translation MEFSFVDYAVILVYLVGVAYIGVRIAGRQSSTADYFLGGHDIPWWAVLFSVVATETSTLTFISVPAVAYGGNLTFLQITLGYIVGRIIVSLLFLPSYVDGNMTTAYQFLKERFGNSMRNAASTTFMVTRLLADGVRLFATAIPLAIIMRLGGAFVGWTDFEVYLLAIAAIAVVTLIYTLIGGIKAVVWMDVMQMAVYVGGAVFAGAIMISNLPEGIGGALNLAAETDKLQVIRFGFDLTFAEFIAQPYTFFTALIGGAVFSVASHGTDQLIVQRLLTTRNTKNSQKALVWSGVVVALQFGLFLFIGLLLYAFYDAQSATELGLATNDEIFAKFIVEELPMGFSGLIVASLFAAAMSSLSSSLNSLASSTTFDLYKPYFGKGNTQDEDLYVSRIITVVWAIILTGSAFFFAFLQLQEGERPAVVELGLGIASYTYGGLLGAFLLGRLFAKPDKRDAMIGFFAGLTSLLFMVEGPIHNLLPGEPLAIAWPLYTVVGSLIVVIVGSLSAQIRNR, from the coding sequence TTGGAATTTTCTTTCGTCGATTATGCCGTTATTTTAGTATACCTTGTGGGCGTTGCATATATAGGAGTACGCATTGCCGGACGGCAATCTTCAACAGCAGATTATTTTTTGGGAGGGCATGATATTCCTTGGTGGGCGGTCCTGTTTTCAGTCGTTGCCACCGAAACAAGTACGCTTACTTTTATAAGTGTGCCCGCTGTAGCTTATGGCGGAAACCTGACTTTTCTACAGATAACCCTGGGTTATATTGTGGGACGTATTATTGTCAGCTTACTCTTTCTTCCTTCCTACGTTGACGGGAATATGACAACCGCCTATCAATTTTTAAAAGAGCGTTTTGGCAACTCTATGCGGAATGCAGCCAGCACCACGTTTATGGTTACGCGATTGTTGGCCGATGGAGTACGATTGTTTGCTACAGCCATTCCGCTGGCTATAATTATGCGACTGGGTGGAGCTTTTGTGGGGTGGACTGACTTTGAAGTCTATTTGCTTGCAATTGCAGCTATTGCTGTAGTTACTCTTATATATACCCTTATTGGCGGTATCAAGGCGGTGGTTTGGATGGATGTCATGCAGATGGCTGTTTATGTAGGAGGAGCTGTTTTTGCCGGAGCAATTATGATTTCCAATTTGCCGGAGGGAATAGGTGGAGCTCTGAATCTGGCAGCCGAAACAGATAAGCTTCAGGTTATCCGTTTCGGTTTTGATCTAACTTTTGCTGAATTTATTGCCCAACCTTATACTTTTTTTACGGCTTTAATTGGTGGGGCTGTTTTTTCCGTTGCTTCCCACGGCACCGATCAGCTGATTGTACAGCGATTGTTAACCACCCGTAATACAAAGAACAGTCAGAAGGCGTTGGTATGGAGTGGGGTGGTCGTCGCTCTGCAGTTTGGACTCTTTTTATTTATCGGATTGTTGCTGTATGCATTTTATGATGCACAGTCGGCCACTGAGCTGGGACTGGCTACCAACGATGAAATTTTTGCAAAGTTTATTGTTGAAGAGCTACCCATGGGTTTTTCCGGACTTATAGTAGCTTCCCTGTTTGCGGCGGCAATGAGCAGTCTCAGTTCCTCCCTTAATTCGCTGGCTTCCTCTACTACTTTTGATCTTTACAAGCCATACTTTGGTAAAGGTAATACGCAGGATGAGGACCTGTATGTTTCTCGCATTATTACGGTAGTTTGGGCGATCATTTTGACCGGCTCAGCCTTCTTTTTTGCATTTTTACAGCTACAAGAGGGGGAACGTCCTGCTGTGGTGGAATTGGGACTCGGTATCGCTTCTTATACCTATGGGGGATTGTTGGGGGCGTTCCTGTTAGGTCGGCTGTTTGCGAAGCCGGATAAGCGGGATGCAATGATCGGTTTTTTCGCGGGATTAACCTCACTTCTTTTTATGGTAGAGGGTCCGATTCACAATCTGTTGCCTGGCGAGCCCCTGGCTATTGCCTGGCCGCTATATACGGTGGTGGGTAGCCTGATTGTGGTGATTGTAGGATCGCTTTCAGCACAGATTCGAAATCGTTAA
- a CDS encoding S8 family serine peptidase codes for MRKILLRISVLAIILSFGLYACDQPTTNLQEDEQTEQKSQENGAAIEGQYIVVFNDKDAKGKALSDVKSVEELRNKVFSDYSIEADAVIGKYNTALKGFAARLDAGKLKDLKNDDRINYIEEDRFITLAPPGSCSPWPSCRDEDEEEEDSGQVVPWGIERVGGATANNGTAWIIDTGIDLDHPDLNVDTDRSAVFVDRGPGSGTPDDGNGHGTHVAGTIGAIDNNIDVVGVAAGASVVAVKVLDDRGSGSYSNVIEGIDYVAAIASAGDVANMSLGGGTSDAVDDAVRNAADQGIYFAIAAGNDGDDANNYSPARVEYNNVWTVSATDDTDTFASFSNWSGPTDPPIEYAAPGVDILSLWTDGGTDTISGTSMASPHVAGILLVTGGNPNSDGSASSDPDGDPDPIVQN; via the coding sequence ATGCGAAAAATACTCCTAAGGATAAGCGTATTGGCTATAATATTATCATTTGGCCTTTATGCTTGTGATCAGCCAACAACCAATTTACAGGAAGATGAGCAGACAGAGCAGAAATCTCAGGAAAATGGAGCGGCCATAGAAGGGCAATATATTGTCGTTTTCAATGACAAAGATGCCAAAGGCAAGGCTTTATCCGACGTTAAAAGCGTTGAAGAGTTACGTAACAAAGTATTTTCTGATTACAGTATTGAAGCAGATGCGGTAATCGGGAAATATAACACAGCTCTGAAGGGTTTTGCGGCCAGGCTTGATGCTGGAAAACTCAAAGATCTAAAAAATGACGATCGGATTAATTATATCGAGGAAGATCGTTTTATTACTTTAGCTCCTCCGGGATCATGTTCGCCGTGGCCTTCATGCAGGGATGAGGATGAGGAGGAAGAAGATTCAGGTCAGGTAGTCCCCTGGGGTATTGAGCGTGTAGGTGGCGCAACAGCCAATAACGGCACGGCTTGGATAATTGATACTGGAATTGATCTGGATCATCCAGACTTAAATGTTGATACGGACAGAAGCGCAGTTTTTGTAGATAGGGGACCCGGTTCCGGAACGCCTGATGACGGAAATGGTCATGGTACGCATGTAGCAGGTACCATAGGCGCTATTGATAATAATATTGATGTGGTAGGTGTCGCTGCGGGTGCTTCGGTTGTAGCAGTAAAAGTGCTCGATGACCGGGGCAGTGGTTCTTATTCAAACGTTATCGAAGGTATTGATTATGTGGCAGCCATTGCATCCGCCGGTGATGTTGCGAATATGAGCCTGGGTGGAGGAACATCCGATGCCGTAGATGACGCTGTACGTAATGCTGCCGATCAGGGAATATATTTCGCTATCGCAGCCGGAAACGATGGGGATGATGCTAATAATTATTCTCCCGCCCGTGTGGAATACAACAATGTTTGGACTGTTTCGGCTACAGATGATACCGACACTTTTGCTTCATTTTCCAACTGGTCGGGACCGACAGATCCTCCCATAGAATACGCTGCGCCCGGTGTCGATATTCTTTCGTTGTGGACAGATGGCGGTACGGATACCATTAGTGGTACTTCTATGGCGTCTCCCCACGTTGCCGGTATTCTGCTGGTAACCGGAGGAAATCCCAATTCAGATGGTTCGGCCAGTAGCGATCCCGACGGAGATCCGGATCCTATTGTTCAGAACTAA
- a CDS encoding adenosine kinase, giving the protein MSKKYDVYGIGNALVDMEFEVSDEFLDKHDVQKGVMTLVDEETQFKLIEDINRKETVEKPGGSAANTVFAVNQFGGKSFYSCKVANDKFGDLYLENMREAGIDTNFDYQDREEGITGKCLVMVTDEAQRTLNTFLGITSTLSPKEINERAIHDSEYAYIEGYLVSSDSGFEAMKQTKKIAQQQGVKTALTLSDPAIAEAFRDRFDEVIGASVDLLFCNEEEAKIYTDKDDIMEARSLLKKEAKRFVITQGANGAMIYDGETFIDIEPYEVNAVDSNGAGDMFAGAFLYGITNGLGYAGAGRLASLAGSKIVSQFGPRLEWPQAQDILRSISSTD; this is encoded by the coding sequence ATGAGTAAAAAGTATGATGTGTACGGTATTGGTAATGCACTAGTGGATATGGAGTTTGAAGTTTCTGATGAGTTCCTGGATAAACATGATGTGCAGAAGGGTGTAATGACGCTGGTAGATGAGGAAACGCAATTTAAGCTGATTGAGGATATTAATCGAAAGGAAACAGTAGAGAAGCCTGGAGGATCTGCAGCCAATACGGTTTTTGCGGTCAATCAATTCGGGGGAAAATCCTTTTATTCTTGCAAGGTAGCCAATGATAAATTCGGAGACCTGTATCTCGAAAATATGAGAGAGGCAGGCATCGATACGAATTTTGATTACCAGGATCGCGAAGAAGGAATTACGGGTAAGTGTCTCGTAATGGTGACCGATGAAGCACAGCGTACCCTGAATACATTCCTGGGAATTACATCTACGCTTTCTCCTAAAGAGATTAACGAGCGGGCTATCCACGATTCTGAATATGCTTATATAGAGGGCTACCTGGTATCCTCAGACTCCGGATTTGAGGCCATGAAGCAAACGAAAAAGATTGCCCAGCAACAAGGGGTTAAAACAGCTCTTACGTTGTCGGATCCCGCTATCGCAGAAGCATTTCGTGATCGTTTCGATGAAGTAATAGGGGCTTCCGTTGATCTCCTTTTTTGTAATGAAGAAGAAGCGAAAATATATACTGACAAAGATGATATTATGGAGGCCCGGAGTTTGCTCAAAAAAGAAGCTAAGCGATTTGTCATAACTCAGGGAGCCAATGGCGCTATGATTTACGATGGGGAAACTTTTATCGACATTGAACCCTACGAAGTGAATGCTGTAGATAGCAATGGCGCCGGTGATATGTTTGCAGGGGCGTTCTTGTATGGCATTACCAATGGGTTGGGATATGCCGGTGCTGGAAGGTTGGCCAGCCTGGCAGGATCAAAAATCGTATCGCAGTTTGGTCCCCGACTGGAGTGGCCGCAGGCACAGGATATCTTGCGCAGCATCTCATCAACGGACTAA
- a CDS encoding XTP/dITP diphosphatase gives MDTFVLASQNKHKIKELRETLAPLNIQLKSTYDFPNLEEVIEDADTFEGNALKKARYVHNETGLPALSDDTGLEVDALGGRPGVYSARYAGESATDEDNLEKLLMELSDVDPSERNARFRTVVAFVTDKDTYTFEGVCEGTITIEPHGDGGFGYDPVFRPDGYEQTFAELSSKVKNEISHRGKAIQKFYEWLKAS, from the coding sequence ATGGATACTTTTGTTCTTGCTTCCCAGAATAAACACAAGATAAAAGAACTTCGGGAGACATTAGCTCCGCTGAATATCCAGTTAAAGTCTACCTACGATTTCCCGAATCTGGAAGAAGTTATAGAAGATGCGGATACCTTTGAGGGTAATGCCTTGAAAAAAGCTCGTTATGTTCATAATGAAACCGGACTGCCGGCTTTGTCGGATGATACAGGCCTGGAAGTAGACGCTCTTGGCGGACGTCCGGGGGTTTATTCGGCCCGTTATGCCGGTGAATCAGCAACGGATGAGGACAATCTGGAGAAATTGCTTATGGAACTTTCGGATGTGGATCCATCGGAGCGCAATGCCAGGTTTCGAACGGTTGTGGCCTTTGTTACTGACAAGGATACCTATACTTTTGAAGGCGTTTGCGAGGGAACAATTACTATTGAACCACATGGTGACGGGGGATTTGGATATGATCCGGTATTTCGCCCTGATGGTTATGAGCAGACCTTTGCGGAGCTGTCCTCGAAGGTCAAAAATGAGATTAGCCATCGCGGTAAGGCCATACAGAAATTTTATGAATGGTTGAAAGCCTCTTGA
- a CDS encoding NUDIX hydrolase yields the protein MQKLINFLTDRLSGKLPGTHSQLAMAPEPLDGGDDREMDPPEHASRSSVLLLLFPNDENNPELVLTLRSHDIDHGGQISFPGGRSEKKESVRQTALREAREEIGVSPNDITIIGELSELYISNSNNLVFPVVGYTDNRPTFTINPAEVEEVFAVELDSLVHKKNITVEDWDLHSYTYRVPYWDVHPVPLWGATAMMLNEFLDLYREFLTEHPPN from the coding sequence ATGCAAAAGCTTATTAATTTTTTAACAGACAGGCTTTCTGGAAAGCTTCCGGGAACTCATTCTCAATTAGCAATGGCTCCCGAGCCGCTGGATGGCGGTGACGACCGGGAAATGGATCCCCCTGAGCATGCCAGCAGAAGCAGCGTTCTTTTGCTGCTGTTTCCCAATGATGAGAATAATCCGGAGCTTGTTCTCACTTTGCGCAGTCATGATATTGATCACGGGGGACAAATTAGCTTTCCCGGCGGACGGTCAGAAAAAAAAGAAAGTGTTCGGCAAACCGCACTGAGAGAAGCCCGGGAAGAAATTGGTGTTTCACCCAACGATATTACGATCATAGGAGAGCTCAGCGAACTCTATATCAGTAACTCAAACAACCTGGTTTTTCCCGTTGTAGGATATACCGATAACCGGCCAACATTTACTATTAATCCCGCTGAAGTTGAAGAAGTATTTGCCGTAGAACTCGATTCTCTCGTGCATAAAAAGAATATTACGGTGGAAGACTGGGACCTCCACTCCTATACCTACCGGGTTCCCTACTGGGATGTGCATCCTGTACCGCTCTGGGGAGCCACGGCCATGATGTTGAATGAATTTCTGGATTTATACCGGGAATTTTTAACTGAACATCCACCAAATTAA